One Candidatus Palauibacter australiensis DNA segment encodes these proteins:
- a CDS encoding Gfo/Idh/MocA family oxidoreductase yields the protein MSRIPAGVVGVGKLGAEHARLLAQSDAFELEGVHDRSAARTKEVADALSVPAFAEAEALLDRVEAVVIAVPTGAHHEAATAALRAGCHALVEKPLASSLDEADGILALAEEEGVVLGVGHVERFNGVLLAADPWLDRPRFIESLRMAPFQARGADTTVILDLMIHDIDLVLTLTEAPLVDVRAVGVPVISPRIDLANARLSFEDGTVANITASRVALKALRKLRLFQGSGYFSLDLAAETGHHYRRRDPGAGTAITGVEAMVEHIPLEAGGGEALARELGAFADAIAGRPSRLVSGRAGREALEVAIRITHEIEEFVHVVAQDS from the coding sequence GTGAGCCGGATCCCGGCCGGCGTCGTCGGGGTCGGGAAGCTGGGCGCCGAGCACGCCCGGCTCCTGGCGCAGAGCGACGCGTTCGAGTTGGAGGGGGTCCACGACCGGTCGGCCGCACGGACGAAGGAGGTCGCGGACGCGCTGTCCGTGCCAGCCTTCGCGGAGGCGGAGGCGCTGCTCGACCGGGTCGAAGCCGTCGTCATCGCGGTGCCCACCGGGGCACACCACGAGGCTGCGACCGCCGCGCTGCGGGCGGGTTGCCACGCGCTGGTCGAGAAACCGCTCGCCTCAAGCCTCGACGAAGCGGACGGCATCCTCGCGCTCGCGGAGGAGGAGGGTGTCGTTCTCGGAGTCGGACACGTCGAGCGCTTCAACGGCGTCCTCCTGGCCGCGGATCCATGGCTCGATCGGCCGCGCTTCATCGAGTCGCTGCGCATGGCGCCGTTTCAGGCCCGCGGGGCGGACACGACGGTGATTCTGGATCTCATGATCCACGACATCGACCTCGTCCTCACGCTGACGGAAGCGCCGCTGGTGGACGTGCGCGCTGTGGGCGTGCCCGTCATTTCCCCCCGGATCGACCTCGCCAACGCGCGCCTTTCCTTCGAGGACGGCACCGTGGCGAACATCACCGCGAGCCGCGTGGCGCTGAAGGCGCTGCGAAAGCTGCGGTTGTTCCAGGGCTCCGGGTACTTCAGCTTGGACTTGGCGGCCGAGACGGGACATCACTACCGGCGGCGCGATCCAGGGGCCGGGACCGCGATCACGGGAGTGGAGGCCATGGTGGAGCATATCCCGCTGGAGGCTGGCGGCGGCGAGGCCCTCGCCCGCGAACTCGGGGCCTTCGCCGACGCGATCGCCGGACGTCCGAGCCGCCTGGTATCGGGTCGCGCGGGCAGGGAAGCGCTGGAAGTCGCGATCCGGATCACCCACGAAATCGAGGAGTTCGTACATGTCGTTGCTCAAGATTCGTGA
- the murJ gene encoding murein biosynthesis integral membrane protein MurJ: MPGTTGSVDLTEGKPPGQGRSATRVAAGILASRITGFLRDVLIAATFGVGPITDAYAAALKIPNAFRNLLSEGALSASFVPVFSSLMERGDTAAARRLAQGVLGGLLLLSALVVAAVVAAAPWLLPILAPGYDAELSELTTHLVRILFPMSGVMIVGAWCLGLLTSHRRFFLPFVAPVVWNLSQIVGLLLGARLGWAPLIVVLTWSTLIGSVLQVAIQLPAVYRLLGTLRPRVDFRFEPTRRVARNAMPVAAGQGIFQLSSLTDVFIASLLAEGALTGIYFAQRIAMVPMALFGASVAVAALPEMSREKGVEALRSHLSTGVRRVAYFILPSVAVLLLLGDLVTSLIYERGAFEAEHVPVVRWGLGAYALGLVATGLTKLFASAFHALQDTRTPVKYAMAGVGTGILIGAATALWMEDRGFGLRAAAGLVFGSSVGAWVNLVLLMRGLGRRGAGGWFLPVRRSVGRMAAGAGLASGAFLVIRSLLVARLPDGFLGDATLLAAALIAGGLCYVGCAGLPTGLRVVGEALAGEGGG, translated from the coding sequence ATGCCGGGAACGACGGGGAGCGTTGATCTGACCGAGGGGAAGCCGCCGGGGCAGGGCCGTTCCGCGACGCGGGTCGCCGCCGGTATTCTCGCCAGCCGCATCACCGGGTTCCTGCGCGATGTCCTCATCGCCGCCACGTTCGGCGTCGGGCCGATCACGGATGCGTACGCGGCCGCCCTCAAGATCCCGAACGCCTTTCGCAACCTCCTCAGCGAAGGCGCCCTCTCCGCCTCTTTCGTGCCGGTGTTCTCCTCCTTGATGGAGCGGGGCGACACGGCCGCGGCGCGGCGGCTCGCGCAGGGCGTGCTCGGCGGCCTCCTCCTCCTCTCCGCCCTCGTCGTGGCCGCGGTCGTCGCCGCCGCGCCCTGGCTGCTGCCGATCCTCGCGCCCGGCTACGACGCGGAGCTGAGCGAGCTTACGACGCACCTCGTGCGCATCCTCTTCCCCATGTCCGGGGTGATGATCGTCGGTGCCTGGTGCCTCGGACTCCTCACGAGCCACCGGCGTTTCTTCCTCCCCTTCGTCGCGCCCGTCGTCTGGAACCTGTCCCAGATCGTCGGCCTCCTGCTGGGGGCGCGGCTGGGGTGGGCACCGCTCATCGTCGTGCTCACCTGGTCCACCCTCATCGGGAGCGTGCTGCAGGTCGCGATCCAGCTCCCCGCCGTATACCGCCTGCTCGGGACGCTCCGGCCCCGGGTAGACTTCCGTTTCGAGCCTACGCGCCGCGTCGCGCGCAACGCGATGCCGGTCGCGGCGGGGCAGGGGATCTTCCAGCTCTCGAGCCTGACCGATGTATTCATCGCCAGCCTCCTCGCCGAGGGCGCGCTCACGGGCATCTACTTCGCCCAGCGCATCGCGATGGTGCCGATGGCCCTGTTCGGCGCCTCCGTGGCGGTGGCGGCGCTGCCGGAGATGTCCCGCGAGAAGGGGGTCGAAGCGCTGCGATCCCATCTCTCCACCGGCGTGCGGCGCGTGGCCTACTTCATCCTTCCATCCGTCGCCGTGCTCCTCCTGCTCGGAGACCTCGTGACGTCGCTCATCTACGAACGGGGAGCCTTTGAGGCCGAACACGTACCGGTCGTGCGGTGGGGTCTGGGTGCCTACGCACTGGGACTCGTTGCGACGGGTCTCACGAAGCTGTTCGCGAGCGCGTTCCACGCCCTCCAGGACACGCGGACGCCGGTGAAGTACGCCATGGCCGGGGTGGGGACCGGCATCCTCATCGGGGCGGCGACCGCGCTGTGGATGGAGGACCGCGGGTTCGGGCTGCGCGCGGCGGCCGGCCTCGTCTTCGGCAGTTCGGTCGGGGCCTGGGTCAACCTCGTCCTCCTCATGCGCGGACTGGGACGGCGGGGTGCGGGGGGATGGTTCCTCCCGGTGCGGCGTTCGGTCGGTCGCATGGCCGCGGGCGCCGGCCTCGCGAGTGGCGCCTTCCTGGTGATTCGCTCCCTGCTCGTGGCCCGCCTCCCGGACGGGTTCCTCGGCGACGCCACCCTCCTCGCGGCCGCGCTCATCGCGGGCGGGCTCTGCTATGTCGGCTGCGCCGGCCTCCCGACCGGACTCCGGGTCGTCGGCGAGGCCCTAGCTGGGGAGGGGGGAGGATGA
- a CDS encoding lipid-A-disaccharide synthase — translation MSAGEASGDRHGAAVAREIRRKLPEARLFGIGGREMDAAGVSTIAGLDELSVMGGTEVLRRLPGFLRLERRIRRLFATEDVRLFLPIDYPGLNLRLARAARRQGRRVLYYIAPQVWAWREGRARKLRRDCDRVLTVLPFEAALLEGYGVRATFVGHPLLDETRAPEGGAGVGAAAGRGPSGAGRVVGLFPGSRAQEVRHMLPVFAEAARQLARSHRDLDFIIARPPHLPELLYAEAGFPTAGAREVTERSWAALTKSGTITLELALAGVPMVVGYRMSRVEWAIGRRLVRVPSIVLVNLVAEAPVVPEFLQDRLTADGAAAAVEALLAEEAPARRKMLHGFDVVRERLGKPGCAARVAGHAVGLLAGPESAHGPGAPC, via the coding sequence ATCTCCGCCGGCGAAGCGTCGGGGGACCGCCACGGCGCGGCGGTGGCGCGCGAGATCCGGCGTAAGCTGCCCGAGGCGAGGCTATTCGGGATCGGCGGCCGCGAGATGGACGCGGCCGGCGTGTCGACCATCGCCGGCCTGGACGAGTTGTCGGTCATGGGGGGAACGGAGGTGCTGCGGCGCCTGCCGGGCTTCCTTCGACTGGAGCGCCGGATCCGGCGGCTTTTCGCGACGGAGGATGTCCGGCTGTTTCTTCCGATCGATTACCCGGGGCTGAACCTGCGGCTTGCCCGCGCCGCGCGGCGGCAGGGGCGGCGGGTCCTCTACTACATCGCGCCTCAGGTGTGGGCCTGGCGGGAGGGCCGGGCCCGGAAGCTCCGGCGCGACTGCGACCGCGTACTCACCGTGCTCCCGTTCGAAGCGGCGCTGCTCGAGGGGTACGGCGTGCGCGCAACGTTCGTCGGGCACCCTCTCCTCGACGAGACGCGCGCTCCCGAAGGCGGCGCCGGGGTCGGCGCGGCCGCGGGGCGGGGCCCATCCGGTGCGGGGAGAGTGGTTGGACTCTTCCCGGGATCGCGCGCGCAGGAGGTCCGGCACATGCTGCCGGTCTTCGCGGAGGCCGCGCGGCAACTCGCGCGCTCGCATCGGGACCTCGACTTCATCATCGCGCGCCCCCCGCATCTACCGGAGTTGCTGTACGCGGAAGCGGGATTCCCGACCGCGGGAGCGCGCGAGGTGACCGAGCGGTCCTGGGCGGCCCTCACGAAGTCCGGCACGATCACGCTCGAACTCGCGCTCGCGGGCGTGCCGATGGTCGTGGGCTACCGCATGAGCCGGGTGGAGTGGGCCATCGGCCGCCGGCTGGTCCGCGTCCCGTCCATCGTGCTCGTCAACCTCGTGGCAGAGGCTCCGGTCGTCCCGGAGTTCCTGCAGGACCGGCTGACGGCCGATGGCGCGGCGGCGGCCGTCGAAGCGCTCCTGGCCGAGGAAGCGCCGGCTCGGCGCAAGATGCTGCACGGCTTCGACGTCGTTCGCGAGCGGCTCGGGAAGCCGGGGTGCGCGGCCCGGGTCGCGGGACACGCGGTCGGCCTCCTGGCGGGCCCCGAGTCCGCGCACGGGCCCGGCGCGCCGTGCTGA
- a CDS encoding 23S rRNA (pseudouridine(1915)-N(3))-methyltransferase RlmH has translation MTRILVASVGRNRATPLRRATAEYEDRLRRYIRFDTVVVGPARLPDARAVEAQEREAAALERRLPADLDLIALTREGERWTTRALADYLDDMRTYGRPGAAFAIGGAHGLAPRLLARARARLALSAMTLPHEIARLVLTEQLYRAATILRGEPYHKGP, from the coding sequence GTGACGCGGATCCTCGTGGCCTCGGTCGGACGGAACCGGGCGACCCCTCTTCGAAGGGCGACGGCGGAGTACGAGGACCGCCTGCGGCGGTACATCCGGTTCGACACCGTGGTCGTCGGCCCGGCGCGACTCCCCGATGCCCGCGCCGTGGAGGCGCAGGAGCGGGAGGCGGCGGCCCTCGAGCGCCGACTCCCGGCCGACCTGGACCTCATCGCGCTCACGCGCGAGGGCGAGCGCTGGACCACGCGGGCCCTCGCGGACTACCTGGACGATATGCGCACGTACGGACGCCCCGGAGCCGCGTTCGCGATCGGCGGGGCGCACGGGCTGGCCCCACGCCTGCTTGCCCGCGCGCGGGCGCGACTCGCGCTCTCGGCCATGACGCTTCCGCACGAGATCGCCCGACTCGTCCTCACGGAGCAACTTTACCGGGCGGCCACGATCCTCCGTGGCGAGCCCTACCACAAGGGTCCCTGA
- the bshC gene encoding bacillithiol biosynthesis cysteine-adding enzyme BshC, producing the protein MSSPQNPELISRPLGVPGSIARAVLDAAGPGLLPLAGRLSATHAPPPRPARIGPDAFGVSGPGVRDRLESVLRGQGTFVTTGHQPVLLLGPLYVLYKVLTAISLASRLERTLGAPVIPLFWIASDDHDWDEVGSATILDRSDAPQTLALPVPPGGDRRSVGSHVLDDSWMDVLDALPEILPESEFTSHYLELVRAAYAEGQPVSAAFARFLAGVLGDRGYAWLDSARPEVRRAAAPFYRRLLSDWDGVLEAEAEGAGALRASGFEAPISRVDDALPLFFDEGGGRHRVRRDGTAAPQTWAARLDAAPEAFSPNVASRPALESYLLPVAATVLGPGEIAYWSQLGPLFEALRVPLPSVHPRAAWTLLEARTRRVLERTGLSSQDLAGGTEPAVERLTRESRPERVERALRRFREGAEAGMAAIEAAVAEDVPGLRGAAGKMRKGILDAASELSRQVDRATRERLDVRLGQVRRAGANLFPRRRPQERVLNPLSFLCRYGPGLVERLARETDRQVASFLAGRAEDG; encoded by the coding sequence TTGAGTTCGCCGCAGAACCCGGAACTCATCTCGCGCCCGCTGGGCGTCCCAGGCTCCATCGCCCGCGCCGTATTGGACGCCGCCGGCCCGGGCCTCCTTCCGCTCGCCGGCCGTCTTTCCGCGACCCACGCCCCGCCCCCACGCCCCGCCCGGATCGGACCCGACGCCTTCGGCGTTTCCGGCCCCGGGGTCCGCGACCGCCTCGAGTCCGTCCTCCGGGGGCAGGGGACCTTCGTCACGACGGGGCACCAGCCCGTCCTCCTCCTCGGACCCCTCTACGTCCTCTACAAGGTCCTCACCGCTATCTCGCTCGCCTCCCGCCTCGAGCGGACGCTCGGTGCGCCCGTCATCCCTCTCTTCTGGATCGCCTCGGATGACCACGACTGGGACGAGGTGGGAAGCGCGACGATCCTCGACCGCTCCGACGCGCCGCAGACGCTCGCCCTCCCGGTCCCCCCCGGGGGTGATCGCCGATCCGTGGGATCCCACGTTTTGGACGATTCCTGGATGGATGTCCTCGACGCCCTGCCCGAAATCCTTCCTGAATCGGAGTTTACGTCACACTACCTCGAGCTCGTGCGAGCTGCCTACGCGGAGGGCCAGCCGGTGTCCGCGGCTTTCGCCCGGTTCCTCGCGGGTGTGCTCGGCGATCGGGGGTACGCCTGGCTCGATTCGGCGCGGCCGGAGGTCCGGCGCGCCGCGGCCCCCTTCTACCGCCGGCTTCTATCGGACTGGGACGGGGTCCTCGAGGCCGAGGCGGAGGGTGCGGGCGCGCTGCGGGCGTCGGGCTTCGAGGCCCCGATCTCGCGGGTCGATGATGCGCTGCCGCTGTTCTTCGACGAGGGCGGCGGGCGACACCGCGTCCGGCGCGACGGAACGGCAGCGCCGCAAACCTGGGCCGCGCGGCTGGACGCCGCGCCCGAGGCCTTCTCGCCGAACGTCGCGTCGCGCCCCGCGCTCGAATCCTACCTCCTTCCCGTAGCCGCGACCGTGCTCGGACCCGGGGAGATCGCGTACTGGAGTCAGCTGGGGCCGCTGTTCGAGGCCCTCCGCGTCCCCCTGCCGTCCGTCCATCCCCGCGCGGCGTGGACGCTGCTCGAGGCGCGCACGCGACGGGTTCTCGAGCGCACGGGACTTTCGTCGCAGGATCTCGCCGGGGGGACCGAGCCCGCCGTCGAGCGCCTCACGCGGGAGTCGCGGCCGGAAAGGGTCGAGCGGGCGCTGCGCCGTTTCCGGGAGGGCGCCGAGGCCGGCATGGCCGCGATCGAGGCGGCCGTGGCCGAAGACGTGCCGGGACTGCGGGGGGCGGCGGGGAAGATGCGGAAGGGCATCCTCGACGCGGCCTCCGAGCTGTCCCGCCAGGTGGACCGCGCGACCCGGGAACGGCTCGACGTCCGGCTGGGCCAGGTGCGGCGTGCGGGGGCGAACCTCTTCCCGCGGCGGCGCCCACAGGAACGCGTGCTGAACCCGCTCTCCTTCCTCTGCCGCTACGGGCCCGGACTCGTGGAGCGGTTGGCCCGCGAAACCGACCGCCAGGTCGCGTCCTTCTTGGCGGGTCGCGCGGAAGATGGATAG
- a CDS encoding class I SAM-dependent methyltransferase, which produces MSAPTSAPAEWFREWFGRAYLELYPHRDEEEAARAVALYRERAGLAAGDRVLDLACGAGRHLQRLRAAGLRAIGIDLSAPLLDAARTRPGVDGSLVRADMRGLPFAAGTFDGLVNFFTSFGYFLTPEEDVEVLREIRRVLRPGAPFLMDYLHAAWVIDRLDPESVGEINGTPVRQTRWVEGDQVFKRIEIGGGADREPEVYHERVRLYSPEALRTLLREQGLEATNAFGAYDGTPFRGDSARLLLLGRTL; this is translated from the coding sequence GTGAGCGCCCCGACGAGCGCCCCCGCCGAGTGGTTCCGGGAATGGTTCGGCCGAGCCTACCTCGAGCTGTATCCGCATCGGGATGAGGAGGAGGCCGCCCGGGCGGTCGCGCTCTACCGGGAGCGCGCCGGGCTCGCGGCGGGCGACCGCGTCCTCGACCTCGCCTGCGGCGCGGGACGGCACCTGCAGCGCCTCCGCGCGGCCGGCCTGCGGGCGATCGGGATCGACCTCTCGGCCCCGCTCCTCGATGCGGCTCGCACGCGCCCCGGCGTGGACGGATCCCTCGTCCGCGCGGACATGCGCGGGCTCCCGTTCGCCGCCGGGACGTTCGACGGTCTCGTGAACTTCTTCACCTCCTTCGGCTACTTTCTCACGCCGGAGGAGGACGTGGAGGTCCTGCGGGAAATCCGGCGCGTGCTGCGGCCCGGCGCCCCTTTCCTGATGGACTACCTGCACGCGGCGTGGGTCATCGACCGCCTCGACCCCGAGTCCGTGGGCGAGATCAACGGAACTCCCGTGAGGCAGACGCGGTGGGTGGAGGGAGACCAGGTCTTCAAGCGAATCGAGATCGGCGGCGGCGCGGACCGCGAACCGGAAGTCTATCACGAGCGGGTACGCCTCTATTCCCCGGAGGCGCTGCGCACGCTCCTCCGCGAGCAGGGGCTCGAGGCGACGAACGCTTTCGGTGCATACGACGGGACGCCGTTCCGGGGCGACTCGGCCCGCCTCCTCCTGCTGGGACGGACGCTTTGA
- a CDS encoding tetraacyldisaccharide 4'-kinase, which translates to MLSARRIPLGVAVRLVRVALPISRTWRFRHPDDPGRPYRPLLKHEVHACWHEHLLPLTCLFAGQALATLASRDRDGEIISRVLRRLGYGVARGSSTRGGSAGFRQLARHFTAGRGVILTGDGPRGPRRSLKEGASRIASVTHSAVSVVGVAASSGLRLRSWDRFLIPAPGATVFVSLAPVVEKGTPGTGDIQAALRREVARCEQAAREARWARPPGVLRSGRGRGGATGASPGRGRETPAMRALELRLRGQWRRRRPAPALGALARVYGGIHAGRHGLYDYGFLLTRSAGIPVISVGGVTVGGSGKTPLSALIARALREAGHRPAILARGYADELDLLAHEAPGASIRGHPDRLRSGRRAAAEGATVAIVDDGFQHRRLFRDLDLLVLDRDALRRTNGARLPAGPFRERWERAVARADAILCTGREPWTVELSRFDGELRGRLGSLAPGVPVATAAFGHGPLEAANAGARGWSGSPAPRLALTGIMKPNLFFAQAGAVCASVRERLALSDHGMPSARERMAAIRAAGRGGVLTTRKDLSRLRPLFDADLPIWVLPETLTWKAGWEDVRRLILDTASGRKDRDPAAEG; encoded by the coding sequence GTGCTGAGCGCGCGCCGCATCCCGCTGGGCGTCGCCGTCCGGCTCGTGCGGGTCGCCCTCCCCATCAGCCGGACGTGGCGCTTTCGGCATCCCGATGATCCCGGCCGGCCGTATCGGCCTCTGCTGAAGCATGAGGTCCACGCGTGCTGGCACGAACACCTCCTCCCACTCACATGCCTCTTCGCGGGCCAAGCACTCGCGACGCTCGCAAGCCGCGACCGCGATGGCGAGATCATCTCGCGCGTTCTCCGACGCCTCGGCTATGGCGTGGCCCGGGGCTCGAGCACGCGTGGTGGCTCGGCGGGGTTCCGCCAGTTGGCCCGCCACTTCACGGCGGGACGCGGCGTGATTCTCACGGGGGACGGGCCGCGCGGCCCCCGACGGTCGCTGAAGGAAGGCGCGTCGCGCATCGCGTCCGTGACGCACAGCGCCGTGAGCGTGGTGGGCGTCGCGGCTTCCTCGGGCCTGCGGCTTCGGAGCTGGGATCGCTTCCTCATCCCGGCCCCCGGGGCGACCGTGTTCGTGTCGCTCGCTCCGGTCGTCGAAAAGGGCACTCCGGGCACCGGAGACATACAGGCCGCGCTCCGGCGCGAAGTGGCGCGCTGTGAGCAGGCGGCGCGCGAGGCCCGCTGGGCCCGTCCGCCGGGAGTCCTGCGCAGTGGACGTGGACGGGGGGGCGCGACGGGCGCATCGCCGGGCCGCGGGCGAGAGACTCCGGCGATGCGCGCGCTCGAACTCCGCCTCCGGGGCCAGTGGCGCCGGAGGCGCCCGGCGCCCGCGCTCGGAGCGCTGGCCCGCGTGTACGGCGGCATCCACGCAGGCCGGCACGGACTCTACGACTACGGCTTCCTCCTCACGCGCTCCGCCGGCATCCCCGTGATATCGGTCGGCGGCGTCACCGTCGGGGGCAGCGGCAAGACGCCGCTCTCCGCGCTGATTGCCCGTGCCCTTCGGGAGGCCGGACACCGCCCGGCCATCCTCGCGAGGGGATACGCCGACGAGCTCGATCTGCTCGCGCACGAGGCGCCAGGGGCGTCGATCCGGGGCCACCCGGACCGGCTCCGGTCGGGGCGGCGGGCGGCGGCGGAGGGGGCGACGGTGGCCATCGTCGACGATGGCTTTCAGCATCGGCGCCTCTTCCGCGACCTGGACCTCCTCGTCCTCGACCGGGACGCCCTTCGCCGCACGAACGGGGCACGACTCCCTGCCGGTCCGTTTCGCGAGCGCTGGGAGCGTGCCGTCGCCCGTGCGGACGCGATCCTCTGCACGGGACGGGAGCCATGGACGGTCGAGCTGTCCCGCTTCGACGGCGAACTCCGGGGCCGGCTCGGGAGTCTGGCCCCCGGCGTCCCCGTGGCGACGGCGGCCTTCGGGCACGGGCCCCTCGAGGCGGCCAACGCGGGAGCGCGCGGCTGGTCCGGATCGCCGGCGCCCCGTCTCGCCTTGACCGGGATCATGAAGCCCAATCTCTTCTTCGCGCAGGCCGGCGCCGTGTGCGCGTCGGTACGGGAGCGACTCGCGCTGAGCGATCACGGGATGCCGTCGGCGCGGGAGCGGATGGCCGCGATCCGCGCGGCGGGGCGGGGCGGCGTGCTCACCACGCGCAAGGATCTCTCCCGGCTCCGCCCGCTCTTCGACGCGGACCTGCCGATCTGGGTGCTCCCCGAGACTCTCACATGGAAGGCCGGCTGGGAAGACGTGAGACGGCTGATTCTCGATACGGCATCGGGCCGGAAAGACCGTGATCCGGCGGCCGAGGGGTGA
- the lpxA gene encoding acyl-ACP--UDP-N-acetylglucosamine O-acyltransferase — protein MTSAGYAPGRHATAVVDPSASIASSATVGPYTVIGPDVEVGERVRIGPHVLIERDTRVAEDVRIAKGAVLGSDPQDLKYAGERTFLEIGARTVVREFTTLNRGTAASGLTSVGADALVMAYVHIAHDCLIGDHVVLANGVTMGGHVEIGDWGIVGGLTGIHQFTRIGRHAMVGGGARVSRDVAPYTLVGGGRTRTYGVNRIGLERRGFDPDAIRALQAAYRTIFRSGEPLRTSLERVRRADMSPEVRELVEFIHDSARGVTPTRVGPDDDLPPEPREAKPRSAV, from the coding sequence GTGACCTCGGCGGGCTACGCTCCGGGGCGCCACGCGACGGCGGTCGTCGATCCGTCGGCGAGCATCGCCTCCAGTGCCACCGTGGGCCCTTACACCGTGATCGGCCCGGACGTGGAGGTCGGCGAACGGGTACGGATCGGCCCGCACGTGCTCATCGAACGGGATACGCGCGTGGCCGAGGATGTGCGGATCGCCAAGGGCGCCGTCCTCGGTTCGGACCCGCAGGACCTCAAGTATGCGGGGGAGCGCACCTTCCTGGAGATTGGAGCCCGCACCGTCGTGCGCGAATTCACCACGCTGAACCGGGGGACGGCCGCAAGCGGCCTGACTTCGGTCGGGGCGGACGCGCTCGTGATGGCCTACGTGCACATCGCCCACGACTGCCTCATCGGCGATCATGTCGTGCTCGCGAACGGCGTGACCATGGGAGGACACGTCGAGATCGGGGACTGGGGGATCGTCGGCGGGCTGACGGGTATCCACCAGTTCACGCGCATCGGCCGGCACGCGATGGTCGGAGGAGGCGCGCGCGTGTCGCGGGATGTCGCACCATACACCCTCGTCGGGGGGGGGCGGACCCGCACGTACGGCGTCAACCGCATCGGCCTCGAACGCCGGGGATTCGACCCGGACGCGATCCGCGCCCTCCAGGCTGCCTACCGGACGATCTTCCGGTCGGGTGAACCGCTCCGGACGAGTCTCGAGCGCGTCCGGCGGGCAGACATGTCCCCCGAGGTGCGGGAACTCGTGGAGTTCATCCACGATTCCGCGCGCGGCGTGACCCCCACGCGCGTCGGCCCGGACGACGACCTGCCGCCGGAGCCGCGCGAGGCGAAGCCCCGGTCCGCCGTGTGA